A genomic region of Aspergillus oryzae RIB40 DNA, chromosome 1 contains the following coding sequences:
- a CDS encoding uncharacterized protein (predicted protein) produces the protein MLNPTSPASPTSIGRKRPRPPTEPSSIHPESLAQSHQHTPANVSSTASASNSSSFRNVSACNRCRLRKNRCDQRLPRCQSCEKAGVRCVGYDPITKREIPRSYVYFLEARVTYLEKVLMEHQIDYKGAVAFDEEEAVKVETGHDPAQTKMASSDAPAGAEVLASDGSDKLTRMKGEKEGSVSRTDKHNENAEDAENNADPEKEDNWRINNLVSNIGMVSVQGTSDPRYLGSTSGISFARVVFAAVKSSVPGNASERGPMRPSERLPHSATGTAGSTGRDSFFGLQTRPMMKCAAFPERELAEKLSGLYFEHANPQIPILHRNDFMELLDRTYAVDEKSRSPRSLYMLNIVFAIGAGIIFEDKPGDEKGSGRERSPSTSKRPRLSNHQYQPEEYHASAIIHLESFVGAPSTNDGFGALEELQAVLLLANFALLRPVAPGLWYIVGVAMRLAVDLGLHYEDGTGIDTLADESLNHPQRRAEDTDKPRIDTRERGRREWVRDLRRRLWWCVYSFDRLVSCCVGRPFGISDQAISTEFPSLLEDQYITKSGIVVPPEGAPSYKHAAHHYFKLRVLQSEIQDVLQHQQSRFAKHKVPYAARRFTRSDLISPFLQGFDSFRSWRKDIHRRLIEWQQTAPTKRDTGVQFSVEFLELNYWQAVIMLYQQSLTVPAELADEVTPAEDVSSPSFSNVDEADDEDDIYYKVAEAGQKVIRIYRQMHRVRLVNYTYLATHHIFMAGISFLYAIWHSPVVRSRLTLDEVDFTVLAATSVLGDLVHKCPPAEACRDAFERMSKATVQMSLSTTGFGSQVDLTRFQANAIITQNASAMYAGRNRQNGRYTMDQRQRPPLGQSRRQTQTRSTRPIPRFDMNLGDLFNDNSVPERHGTRRSMQSYSSRPEFSDVSSSTFASERPNRPQRTPSMEYYGNYESPVSPQTQQQYVYGNSPQHSGSPSSVTANPSHHQFQPTDQEISSTGISLDFLDFDVAGTEGQVPLGSDENPDYDLQAVPSLGHGAGQSVGIDLGFGMAVDFQHDWSENANYDLLEGYFFGGSGAGPSADG, from the exons ATGCTGAACCCTACTTCCCCGGCTTCGCCGACCTCCATAGGGAGAAAACGACCACGCCCGCCTACTGAGCCTTCTTCAATTCACCCTGAGTCGCTGGCGCAATCTCATCAACATACACCGGCAAACGTTTCCTCCACCGCCTCAGCCTCGAATTCCTCCTCGTTCCGCAATGTGTCCGCCTGCAACCGTTGCCGCCTGCGCAAGAACCGCTGCGACCAACGGCTTCCTCGATGTCAGTCCTGCGAAAAAGCCGGCGTCCGATGTGTCGGATATGATCCCATCACCAAGAGGGAGATCCCCCGGAGCTACGTATACTTCCTGGAGGCTCGTGTGACATACCTGGAGAAGGTACTGATGGAACATCAAATCGACTATAAGGGAGCAGTAGCttttgatgaagaagaagcggtTAAGGTGGAGACTGGCCATGATCCTGCTCAAACAAAGATGGCTAGCTCGGACGCGCCTGCAGGTGCCGAAGTGCTGGCATCTGACGGGAGCGACAAATTAACGCGAAtgaaaggggagaaagaaggctcGGTATCGAGAACAGACAAACATAATGAGAATGCGGAAGACGCGGAGAATAACGCGGAtcccgaaaaagaagataattGGAGGATAAATAATTTGGTGTCGAATATTGGCATGGTGTCGGTCCAAGGAACCTCTGATCCTCGGTATTTAGGATCAACCTCTGGCATTTCTTTTGCTCGGGTCGTGTTTGCTGCAGTGAAAAGCTCTGTCCCAGGAAATGCATCGGAGCGTGGTCCCATGCGCCCAAGTGAACGCCTACCCCATAGCGCTACTGGTACGGCTGGAAGTACGGGGCGTGATTCTTTCTTCGGTCTTCAAACGAGACCGATGATGAAATGCGCCGCCTTCCCAGAGCGGGAACTGGCCGAGAAGCTTTCCGGTCTGTATTTCGAACATGCCAATCCTCAGATACCCATCCTCCATCGCAATGATTTTATGGAACTACTTGATCGCACTTATGCAGTTGATGAAAAAAGCCGCTCTCCTCGCAGTCTTTACATGCTCAATATTGTGTTCGCTATTGGTGCTGGTATTATATTCGAGGATAAGCCAGGGGATGAGAAGGGAAGCGGACGCGAGCGTTCACCGTCCACATCGAAGAGGCCCCGGCTGTCaaatcatcaatatcaacccGAGGAGTATCATGCGTCTGCAATCATTCATCTAGAGTCCTTCGTTGGTGCTCCTTCTACAAACGATGGTTTTGGAGCGTTGGAGGAGCTACAGGCAGtgcttctcctcgccaaTTTTGCCCTGCTACGGCCCGTTGCTCCTGGACTATGGTATATTGTTGGCGTTGCCATGCGGTTGGCTGTTGACCTCGGCCTACATTACGAAGATGGAACAGGCATTGATACATTGGCGGATGAGAGTCTTAACCATCCGCAACGGAGAGCCGAAGATACGGACAAGCCGCGTATTGATACCCGTGAGCGAGGGCGTCGGGAATGGGTCCGTGATCTTCGCCGACGTTTGTGGTGGTGCGTCTATAGTTTCGACCGTCTGGTTAGTTGCTGTGTTGGCCGCCCTTTTGGGATCAGCGACCAGGCTATTAGCACAGAGTTTCCGTCCTTGTTGGAGGATCAATACATCACTAAGTCAGGGATCGTGGTGCCTCCAGAAGGCGCTCCGAGCTATAAACACGCAGCACACCATTACTTTAAGCTAAGGGTGCTCCAGTCCGAGATTCAAGATGTTCTACAACATCAGCAATCGCGGTTTGCGAAGCATAAGGTGCCTTATGCGGCACGGAGATTTACACGATCCGATCTTATATCCCCTTTCCTACAGGGCTTTGACTCGTTCCGCTCCTGGCGCAAGGATATCCATCGGCGATTGATTGAATGGCAACAGACTGCTCCAACGAAGCGAGATACAGGCGTGCAATTCTCAGTGGAGTTTCTCGAATTGAACTATTGGCAAGCTGTTATCATGCTGTACCAACAAAGTCTCACTGTTCCCGCCGAGTTAGCAGATGAAGTTACACCCGCTGAAGATGTCTCTagtccttctttctctaATGTAGATgaagccgacgatgaagacgatatcTATTATAAGGTGGCCGAGGCAGGACAAAAGGTTATTCGAATATACCGTCAAATGCACCGTGTGCGCTTGGTGAATTACACGTATCTCGCTACACACCACATCTTCATGGCGGGCAtctcgtttctatacgcAATCTGGCATTCGCCCGTGGTTAGAAGTCGCTTG ACACTAGACGAAGTGGACTTCACAGTACTTGCTGCCACGTCTGTCCTGGGAGATTTAGTGCACAAATGCCCGCCCGCAGAAGCGTGCCGCGATGCTTTTGAGCGGATGAGTAAAGCCACGGTGCAGATGTCCTTATCTACCACTGGATTTGGATCGCAAGTCGACTTGACTCGGTTCCAAGCAAATGCCATTATAACTCAGAACGCCAGCGCAATGTATGCTGGTCGAAATAGACAGAATGGTCGCTATACAATGGATCAACGACAGAGGCCTCCCCTCGGCCAATCTAGACGGCAAACCCAGACGCGGTCGACACGACCAATTCCGAGGTTTGATATGAATCTTGGTGATCTTTTCAACGATAATTCTGTCCCTGAGCGGCATGGCACAAGGCGATCAATGCAATCTTACTCAAGCCGACCGGAATTCTCTGACGTCTCCAGCTCTACTTTCGCCTCGGAGCGACCAAACCGACCTCAGCGAACACCATCTATGGAGTACTATGGGAACTACGAGAGCCCCGTATCTCCACAGACACAGCAACAGTACGTCTATGGTAACTCTCCACAGCATAGTGGGTCACCTAGCAGCGTTACTGCCAATCCTAGCCATCATCAGTTCCAACCAACAGACCAGGAGATATCATCAACCGGAATTAGCCTGGATTTCTTGGACTTCGATGTAGCCGGTACAGAGGGTCAAGTCCCTCTAGGGTCTGACGAGAACCCCGACTATGATTTACAGGCGGTACCCTCATTAGGGCACGGGGCTGGGCAAAGTGTTGGAATCGACTTGGGTTTTGGCATGGCAGTCGACTTTCAACACGACTGGAGTGAGAATGCCAATTatgatcttcttgaaggATACTTCTTTGGGGGTTCAGGAGCCGGTCCATCCGCAGATGGCTAA
- a CDS encoding pirin family protein (pirin-related protein): MTIKVPKPPSSITTHKKKEKNNLILTTQSQIHIKKEKTKKMSKLNHAKIVLRRSSERGYAEHGGWLKTHHTFSFAGYYDHRFNHFGCLRVLNEDRVAPRNGFPTHPHRDAEIFSYILSGELTHRDSMIQKGKEGAQGKEFYRMKRGDVQFTTGGSGIAHSEQNEHPSKPVHFLQIWVLPWKSSLKPQYHTQSFSDDAKRQSFVPIISPLAAGPEATPAQEEAAIPTISGTIPIHADFVMGAGILEPGKTFRWAVGGGESVVQSRRKRNVYVHLPASRKGGARVRLDGREDKVLEEGDGAFVEGVNVGDVISVESFGEGEAEVVVLDIFLSFPFLLFLCYLCTGPLSDGSILYWSSSAYRVRMWSVSVDLLGGL, encoded by the exons ATGACTATAAAAGTCCCCAAACCCCCCAGCTCAATCACAACccacaagaaaaaggagaagaacaatCTAATTCTCACCACCCAAAGCCAAATCCAcatcaaaaaggaaaagaccaagaaaatgTCCAAACTAAACCACGCAAAGATCGTCCTCCGCCGCTCCAGCGAACGCGGCTACGCCGAACACGGCGGCTGGCTAAAGACACACCACACATTCAGCTTCGCCGGCTACTACGACCACAGATTCAATCACTTCGGATGTCTGCGCGTGCTCAATGAAGACCGCGTGGCGCCACGCAATGGCTTCCCGACGCACCCGCACCGCGATGCCGAAATCTTCAGCTACATTCTTAGCGGCGAGCTTACGCACCGCGATAGCATGATTCaaaagggcaaggaaggtgCTCAGGGGAAGGAGTTTTATCGGATGAAGCGGGGGGATGTTCAGTTTACGACTGGCGGGAGTG GAATCGCCCACTCCGAACAAAACGAACACCCCAGCAAACCAGTCCACTTCCTCCAAATCTGGGTCCTACCGTGGAAATCCTCCCTCAAACCCCAATACCACACGCAGAGCTTTTCCGACGACGCAAAGCGCCAATCCTTCGTCCCCATTATCTCTCCCCTAGCTGCCGGGCCTGAGGCCACGCCTGCCCAGGAGGAGGCCGCAATCCCCACCATCTCGGGGACTATTCCCATCCATGCGGATTTCGTGATGGGGGCGGGGATTCTCGAGCCGGGGAAGACGTTCCGGTGGGcggttggtggtggagagaGTGTGGTGCAGTCGCGGCGGAAGAGGAATGTGTATGTGCATTTGCCGGCCAGTCGGAAGGGAGGGGCTAGGGTTCGGTTGGATGGGAGGGAGGATAAAGTGTTGGAGGAGGGGGATGGGGCGTTTGTAGAGGGAGTGAATGTTGGAGATGTGATTTCGGTGGAGAgttttggggagggggaggcggaggtggttGTTTTGGATA ttttcctttcttttcctttcttattGTTTCTCTGTTACTTGTGT ACCGGCCCACTTTCCGATGGATCTATTCTATATTGGAGTTCTTCGGCATACCGAGTTAGAATGTGGAGCGTTTCGGTTGACTTGCTCGGAGGGTTGTAG
- a CDS encoding DnaJ domain protein (predicted protein), producing the protein MVKADVRRDYYADLGLAPNADAEDIKKQFRKLGKWKTVDWLLGLLLISLKYHPDRNPGKEVEFIAKFQAIQAANEILSDPQQRLRYDTDRLRAGYGKYYGPPKSNSPRKAPTKNYPSSPSAKPQTAKPSFSSRPQSFHSGPSSGAQRYASYARAAPKQPWEKMQDEGQTRADAYRGFQDMKGNHTSGWSQFDPRTGRSGYSGAMPRTNASSAGQSTRPKSAYEYFKTSPKSAGSESTRAHSTKKKQGFAPRSAGGDEPMAPNTSSYSNVPRNERPQMRDFFGPAPSPTARKAAAGFQNREENSSTPEVERTGSKYAGTGGERTFFSSAWLGRSASMRESPGSPKPHARTNPPSPTPPESGRHRSASPKFKTDHNRNYSSTSSSDTDEDVDPEHKPKAVPKSRLRAHQRFANIYTQQKFNSRTGHDSESTSSARNMFGAKTDDPFVQ; encoded by the exons ATGGTAAAGGCGGACGTCCGGAGGGATTATTATGCAGACTTAGGTCTTGCGCCCAATGCGGACGCtgaagatatcaagaagcAGTTTAGGAAACTAGGTAAGTGGAAGACCGTCGATTGGTTGCTTGGGTTGTTATTGATTT CTCTTAAATACCATCCGGACCGAAATCCTGGCAAAGAGGTGGAATTCATTGCCAAGTTCCAAGCCATTCAAGCTGCAAATGAGATTCTCAGCGATCCTCAACAACGGTTGAGGTACGACACGGACCGCTTACGTGCTGGGTACGGAAAGTACTATGGACCACCTAAGTCCAACTCCCCTCGAAAAGCTCCCACCAAGAACTATCCTTCGTCGCCTTCAGCAAAACCTCAAACTGCGAAACCATCGTTCTCGTCGCGACCGCAGTCATTCCACAGCGGTCCTTCTTCTGGCGCCCAAAGATATGCAAGCTACGCGCGGGCAGCCCCCAAACAACcgtgggagaagatgcaggatgAAGGACAGACACGGGCTGATGCATATCGCGGGTTTCAAGACATGAAGGGGAACCACACGTCTGGTTGGTCCCAGTTTGACCCTCGCACAGGGCGCTCAGGGTACTCAGGTGCTATGCCCCGAACCAATGCCTCTTCTGCGGGTCAATCGACAAGGCCCAAATCTGCGTACGAGTATTTCAAGACATCTCCCAAGTCAGCTGGTTCAGAGTCCACCCGTGCGCATTCtacaaaaaagaagcaagGGTTTGCCCCGCGGTCtgctggtggggatgagCCTATGGCCCCGAACACTTCTTCTTATTCGAATGTTCCTCGGAATGAACGGCCTCAGATGAGAGATTTCTTTGGTCCTGCTCCCTCCCCAACAGCTAGAAAGGCTGCTGCAGGTTTCCAGAACCGTGAGGAAAATTCAAGTACGCCGGAAGTTGAGCGAACAGGTAGCAAGTACGCTGGTactggaggagaaagaaccTTCTTCTCGAGTGCCTGGCTCGGGCGCTCTGCAAGTATGCGTGAATCACCCGGAAGTCCTAAGCCTCATGCGCGAACAAACCCACCTAGCCCGACTCCCCCAGAATCTGGCAGGCATCGAAGCGCAAGCCCCAAATTCAAAACTGACCATAATCGGAACTATTCCTCTACAAGTTCAAGCGACACCGACGAGGACGTCGACCCGGAGCACAAGCCCAAGGCGGTTCCCAAGAGCAGGCTTCGGGCTCACCAGAGATTTGCTAACATTTACACTCAGCAAAAATTTAACTCCAGAACTG GACATGATTCTGAGAGCACCTCTTCAGCCCGAAACATGTTTGGAGCTAAAACCGATGATCCATTCGTACAGTAA
- a CDS encoding MFS transporter (permease of the major facilitator superfamily) — protein MFKRLSGGLQRQHGGGGGDWSAFPVRQLFVLACCRICEPIAFMYIFPYVYHMVESFHVTDNDRKIALYAGMITSAFTFAEFSTGMFWGRMSDKVGRKPVLIMGLIGTAISMIVFGFAPNLPTAMIARALGGLLNGNIGVLQTTVAEIVTVKEHQPRAYSIMPFVWCLGSIIGPAMGGALAQPCENYPWLFQRGTILESFPFLLPNVVCVIVLLFGIMVGFLFLEETHPEKKHRRDLGLELGNWLIGKCRRSSVQLTEDTDIKVEPQEADYLDYDVPPPEYKSNESSPQLSPMKDLDNLSDDDDIEGQMKNEKCGTPKAFTKQVIFNIIAYGILAYHSVSFDQLMPVFLSTPKSDEDTVLPFKFTGGLGLPTKTIGFMLAVQGVYSMIAQLWLFPFVVRHFGTLRTFRFVLLVWPPLYLLVPYLILLPEALQTTAVYAALICKITFHVIAFPSTAILLANAAPSSKVLGSINGAAASTASLSRAFGPTITGLLHSKGLESGYSVLAWWACGIVCIIGAIQSFWMEESDSKTDSKQTEQHECNASETNLRGSYTAGKEDATAEEVRRLLSSARTSVDDSEMLSLDLAQTPAKHEHD, from the exons ATGTTTAAACGTCTTTCGGGTGGTCTACAGCGCCAgcatggtggtggcggtggtgattGGTCCGCCTTTCCTGTACGCCAACTTTTTGTGTTAG CATGTTGCCGAATCTGCGAGCCAATTGCGTTTATGTACATTTTTCCTTATGTCTATCACATGGTAGAATCATTCCACGTGACAGACAATGATCGCAAAATTGCTCTTTACGCAGGCATGATTACTTCTGCGTTTACATTCGCCGAGTTCTCTACGGGCATGTTCTGGGGGCGCATGAGCGACAAGGTTGGCAGAAAACCAGTCCTAATCATGGGATTGATCGGAACCGCTATCAGTATGATTGTGTTTGGCTTTGCTCCCAACCTACCCACTGCTATGATCGCCCGAGCTCTAGGAGGCCTGCTGAACGGAAACATCGGAGTGCTTCAGACGACCGTTGCGGAGATTGTCACGGTCAAGGAACACCAACCCCGGGCTTACTCGATCATGCCGTTTGTTTGGTGCTTAGGATCGATCATCGGACCCGCCATGGGCGGTGCGCTGGCGCAGCCGTGCGAAAACTATCCATGGTTATTTCAGCGCGGCACTATCCTCGAAAGTTTCCCGTTTCTGCTGCCCAACGTGGTCTGCGTTATTGTTCTACTGTTCGGCATTATGGTTGGCTTCCTGTTCTTGGAGGAGACCCATCCGGAGAAAAAGCACCGCCGGGACCTTGGTTTGGAGTTGGGCAACTGGCTCATCGGAAAATGCCGCAGATCTTCTGTGCAGCTGACTGAGGACACGGATATCAAGGTGGAACCCCAGGAAGCGGATTATCTCGACTACGATGTTCCCCCACCCGAGTACAAGAGCAATGAGTCCTCCCCACAGCTGTCACCGATGAAGGATTTGGATAACCtatccgatgatgacgacaTTGAAGGCCagatgaagaatgagaagTGTGGAACCCCTAAGGCTTTTACTAAACAAGTGATTTTCAACATCATTGCCTACGGTATCCTTGCATA CCACAGCGTCTCGTTTGATCAGCTGATGCCCGTTTTCCTAAGCACCCCCAAGTCCGACGAAGATACCGTATTGCCGTTTAAATTTACTGGAGGCCTCGGTCTGCCCACGAAGACAATCGGCTTCATGCTCGCGGTGCAGGGTGTCTACTCTATGATTGCCCAGCTCTGGCTGTTTCCATTCGTTGTCCGCCACTTTGGCACTTTGCGTACTTTCCGCTTCGTGCTCCTTGTCTGGCCTCCTCTTTACCTGTTGGTTCCATacctcattctccttcccGAAGCGCTTCAGACAACCGCGGTGTATGCTGCCTTGATCTGCAAGATCACCTTCCATGTTATCGCTTTTCCGTCAACCGCTATTTTGCTCGCCAACGCTGCTCCGTCCTCTAAAGTACTTGGGTCCATTAATGGTGCAGCTGCCTCGACGGCAAGTCTGAGCCGTGCTTTCGGCCCAACTATAACCGGCCTACTTCACTCCAAGGGTCTCGAGAGTGGATACTCTGTGCTGGCCTGGTGGGCCTGTGGCATTGTGTGCATAATTGGAGCCATCCAGAGCTTCTGGATGGAGGAGAGCGACTCGAAAACCGATTCCAAGCAAACCGAGCAGCATGAATGCAATGCAAGCGAGACCAACCTGCGGGGCTCGTACACTGCGGGCAAGGAGGACGCCACCGCAGAAGAAGTGCGGAGATTATTGTCCTCTGCACGGACTAGTGTTGACGATTCTGAAATGCTCAGTCTCGATTTGGCACAAACTCCCGCCAAGCATGAGCACGATTGA
- a CDS encoding uncharacterized protein (predicted protein) codes for MPKDGGHQQQQQPGNTQRPRSPRKHTRSATKTRVAPQAASVATEAEEAKATVGGDHDKQDSAGTGEEDGEAMDLDDDSPAKNTTVESDKAAKSKEVPPSKPTPPSSGNGGKGEDTKPTSPHFDLKNLGKTAPFTSTTDGGIEDLQDIHSSLPFESRAKSQRTSVRDIRPRELICPNPPKRPRPPQAVPISAGSQQLGLPRIAWDRYVAEMNTYMREWNNFNRRMLHHFNARQEAIETGMAANWISAVGDSTRLKINGQDEDTDDKGGDGNDSDEEMVPGGKGGYSAYLRGLDEDAKVLKHWEVARELHRECILKLGQTREWILNGGKVI; via the coding sequence ATGCCGAAGGACGGCGGGcatcagcaacagcaacagcccgGGAATACCCAGCGTCCACGGAGTCCCCGTAAACATACTCGGTCCGCTACTAAAACACGAGTCGCGCCCCAAGCTGCTAGTGTTGCGactgaggctgaggaagcaaaggcaaCAGTCGGTGGTGACCATGACAAGCAAGACTCGGCTGGAacaggagaggaagatggagaagctATGGATCTAGACGACGACTCCCCTGCAAAGAATACGACGGTGGAGTCAGATAAAGcagccaaaagcaaagaggtGCCTCCGTCAAAACCCACTCCGCCTTCAAGTGGTAAcggaggaaagggagaggaTACGAAGCCCACAAGTCCCCACTTTGACCTCAAGAATCTGGGTAAGACAGCACCATTCACAAGCACTACGGATGGTGGCATCGAAGATCTACAAGACATCCATTCGAGCTTGCCATTTGAATCCCGCGCCAAATCCCAAAGGACATCGGTGCGCGATATACGCCCCCGAGAGCTTATTTGCCCAAACCCACCGAAACGACCGCGACCACCACAAGCGGTGCCAATCAGCGCTGGCTCCCAACAGCTGGGGCTGCCTCGGATAGCATGGGACAGGTATGTGGCAGAGATGAATACTTACATGCGCGAATGGAATAACTTTAATCGACGCATGCTCCATCATTTCAATGCACGTCAGGAGGCCATCGAGACTGGAATGGCAGCAAACTGGATAAGTGCCGTTGGTGATTCGACGCGCTTAAAGATCAACGGCCAGGATGAGGACACCGATGACAAAGGGGGCGATGGTAATGATAGtgacgaggagatggtgcCGGGTGGCAAGGGCGGCTACAGCGCATATCTACGCGGATTAGATGAAGACGCCAAAGTACTGAAGCATTGGGAAGTAGCACGGGAGTTGCATCGGGAGTGTATACTGAAACTGGGGCAGACGCGGGAGTGGATTCTGAATGGAGGGAAAGTCATCTGA
- the adB gene encoding adenylosuccinate synthase ADE12 (adenylosuccinate synthase), with protein sequence MGVSIVLGSQWGDEGKGKITDMLAQQATLCCRAAGGHNAGHTIVHGNKTYDFHILPSGLISPSCINLIGAGTVVHVPSFFKELASLEEKGLEGASKRIFISDRAHVCLQLHSVVDGLEEAKLGGRKVGTTGKGIGPCYSDKASRRGIRVGEILDEAVFERKLRSLDAGYRARFGDLEYNVEEELAQFKEYRKLLGPYIVDQLAFLQKYKDSPNTLVEGANALMLDLDHGTYPYVTSSSTGLGGAMQALSLNPTSIKSVIGVVKAYTTRVGSGPFPSEQFNADGDKLQSVGREFGVTTGRRRRCGWLDLVVCRYSQAINHYTALNLTKLDVLDDFDEIKVGVAYILPDGTRTENTIPADAEVLEKVKVEYVTLPGWKSNTMGVKKYEDLPDNARAYIEYIERELGGVPVKWIGTGPARDDMIARE encoded by the exons ATGGGTGTTTCAATCGTTCTGGGCAGCCAGTGGGGTGATGAAG GAAAGGGCAAGATTACGGATATGCTCGCGCAGCAGGCGACGCTGTGCTGCCGTGCCGCTGGCGGTCACA ATGCGGGCCATACTATTGTCCATGGTAACAAGACCTATGATTTCCACATTCTTCCCTCTGGCCTGATCTCCCCTTCATGTATCAACCTTATCGGTGCTGGTACCGTTGTTCACGttcccagcttcttcaaggaGTTGGCTTCTCTTGAGGAGAAGGGTCTCGAGGGTGCTAGCAAGCGCATTTTCATCTCCGACCGCGCGCATGTCTGCCTTCAATTGCACTCCGTTGTAGATGGCTTGGAGGAGGCCAAGCTGGGTGGTCGCAAGGTTGGTACTACTGGTAAGGGCATTGGTCCTTGCTACAGTGATAAGGCTTCTCGCAGGGGTATCCGTGTGGGAGAGATCCTGGATGAGGCGGTTTTCGAGCGCAAGTTACGCTCTTTGGATGCCGGATATCGCGCCCGATTCGGCGATTTGGAATACAACGTCGAGGAGGAGCTCGCGCAATTCAAG GAATACCGCAAACTCCTGGGCCCCTACATTGTCGACCAACTGGCCTTCCTTCAAAAATACAAGGACTCGCCCAACACCCTGGTCGAGGGTGCCAACGCTCTTATGCTTGACTTGGATCATGGCACCTACCCCTATGTGACTTCCTCGTCCACCGGCCTGGGCGGTGCTATGCAAGCCCTGTCTCTGAACCCCACTAGCATCAAATCCGTTATCGGTGTCGTAAAAGCCTACACTACCCGTGTCGGCTCCGGACCTTTCCCTAGCGAACAGTTCAACGCAGACGGTGACAAGCTGCAGAGTGTCGGCAGGGAGTTCGGTGTCACTACCGGTCGTCGCCGTCGCTGCGGTTGGCTTGACTTGGTCGTCTGCCGCTACTCGCAGGCGATCAACCACTACACAGCCCTTAACCTGACCAAGCTGGACGTTCTGGACGACTTCGACGAGATCAAGGTCGGCGTTGCCTACATTCTGCCCGACGGCACTCGCACCGAGAACACTATCCCTGCCGACGCCGAAGTTctcgagaaggtgaaggtTGAATACGTTACTCTCCCCGGCTGGAAGAGCAACACCATGGGCGTCAAGAAGTACGAGGATCTCCCCGACAATGCGCGTGCGTACATCGAGTACATCGAGCGCGAACTGGGTGGCGTTCCTGTGAAATGGATCGGTACCGGTCCCGCTCGCGATGACATGATTGCCCGCGAGTAG